The Acidobacteriota bacterium sequence GCTTTTAATTTCCGTACACGCTCTTAACTTCATTGTCATCGTAATTTTTGTACCTGTTTCTAAACAATTGCCCAATAGCAACAGCAACGATGATCACAATAAAGAGTAAAGTAAAAAGAATCACGTACCCTTTTAGGTCGTTTTCATCAAACTTTTCGAAGAATCTGGTCAGAGAAATCCCAAGAAAACTCTCGATGAGTTGTTCGATTAGAATAATGAAAATACTCCCAATAACTCCTAAAGTTAGCTTGAAAGAAGCCCGTCTTTTTGCCGAATTAAATTTTTTGTCAAATTCTCTATCAGAAAAACCAGCCTTAATCCAATCTTGACGCGCATATTGTCTCAAAGCGTACAGAAAGATTTCTTCATCGCCTCCAAGCTTGACGAATTCAGGCAGTACCTCCTGCTTAACACTTTTGTAAAACGCATCTCGGTCAGATAAATAATCAGGGTAGTTGATACCACGTCTCTCCCATTGTTGGCGGGCAGTTATCAGATAATGAAAAGCTTGCTCCTTTTGTAGATCGCTTGGCTTCTTTGTCATAAATACTTTTCCAGAAACCTATTACACTGATTTTCAATTCATCGCCTTCGTCTTCTCTTCGTACCGCAGAATCATTCCACGATCGCCGACGGCCCAGCCTTTTTGTGGCGAGAGGAAAAACAAACTGCGGATGCGGCTACCTTTGGCGGTGAAGTCGGTTTGCCAGGACATGCCGCCGTTGTCGGTGCGCATCAGGGTGGAATCGTAAACCACGGCTTCGGCGCTGCCTTCGCGCGGCGCGAACGCGGCCATCCAACCATTCACAGGATCGAGGAATTGCGTGCTGAGCGTGGAGCGAATGGAGGTGCGGTGCTGCTGCCAGGTTTTGCCTCCGTCGCGGGTGTGCAGCGCAAAAAAGTAGCGGCTTTCGCCGTCTTTCATTTCGCCGGTGACGGTGCCGGTGGTTTCGTCGGTGAAGCGGACGGAAGTAATCGCGCCCGGCGTAAAGCGACCGGAAACATATTTGGTTTCAAAGGTTAATGGCAAACGCTTCCACGTTTTGCCTCCGTCGGAAGTGACAAATAACCCGCCGATATTGTTTTGCGCGCGTCCGTAAAAGTTGCCAACCAGCCAGCCGTGATCCGGATCGAGGAAATACACGTCCCGGAATCCGAAGTTGTAATTCGACGATTCCACAGGCAAACCGACCAGCGCCTGGATTTGTTCGGCGGGTTTCCAATCCACTCCGCCGTTGGTGGTGTGCAACAGCGTGGCGTTGCGGCCAACAGCCCATCCGTTTTGCAAATCGGTGAAGTGTACGCTGAGCAGGTTGGGAATCTTTTGAATCATCCAGGTGCGTCCGCCGTTGATGGTGCTGAGCAAAACGGTTTCGCCTTCGTCGTCGTTGTTGCCCAACCCTTTGATTGCTTCGCCGATCATCCAGCCGTGATTCCAGTCCAGAAAGTAAATGAAGTTGATGTTGGCGGAAACGCCGCTCAGCAGTGGTTTCCAGCTTCTGCCGCCATCCGTGGTTCGGTACACGGCTCCGGCGTCACCTGCCGCCCAACCGGTCATCGAATCCACAAAATGAATGGCGCGCAGATTTTTGTCGGTTTCGGCGGCTTTGCGAGCCATTCGCCAGTTGGTTTTAGCCAGGGCGGATTCAATCAGGGCGTCCGCGACAGGCGGCGCGGCAATATCCGGTTCGTTTTTATCCTCAGATTCGGGAATGTTGTTGACGGCGGCTTGCGAATTGGTTTCGAGTTTGGAGGCCGATGATGCGGAAGACTTGGATTTCAATTCCAATGCGGATTCAGTTTTTGGATCAGATTTGGCTTCCAGTTTTCCCTCTATTTTATTTTCGGTGGAAGTTTCAGTCTTTGCGGCCGCGACGGGAATATCCGAAGTGGATTGCGCGCTTTCTTTGACTGGCTCTTTCAATTCCTCAGGCGGTCTGGACGCTTCAGATTTCGCTGTCGTTTCTTCCACTACTTCGCGCGCAGCCTTTTTCGGTTCCGAAGCAGATTTTGCGTTGGCAGCCAATTTGTCTGTCGGCTTTTTCGATTCACGTTGCACCGCCACGGAAGTTGTTGGCGGTTCGTAGGCCATCACGGCAAATTCTTGAATCGTGCCGTTGGCGACCAATTGATCCCCGGTGGCTTTGGCGCTTTGCATCGAACTGAACTTGCCAATACGAACGCGGTAGCGGGTGCCTTTGCCCGGCACGTCGGATTTGATCAGATAAGCGTCAACACCTTTGGCCTTCATTTCAACAATGATTGAGAGCGCGTCGGCTTCAGAAGTAGAGGATGCAATTTGCACGGAATAAGCGCTGCGATTTTGTGTTAGCCCATTCGCGGAAGAATTGAACCAGATGGCAGTCGCCAGACAAAAAAGCGAAATTACTTTCAGGAGAGAAATCTTCGGCATTTTCATAACGTTCCTGACTGAAGTTGGAATGCGGGGTCAGGGTTGGGATGGGGCAAGCAACGACAAATACGGGGGCATCATATCACCGTGTGAGAAGCGCCGCACTAATTTTTTGTCCTGTTTTTGCTGAAACCAGGGCGAACCAATCGGCCTCGGTCATTCAATAACGGCCATTGTTTCACCGGCGTTGACTGTTTGGCCTTCCGTAACGCGGATTTCAGCGACTTTGCCGGCCCTGGGGGATTGGACTTCGTTCTGCATTTTCATGGCTTCAACGATCAGCACGCCTTGATTGGCGGCGACTTCATCTCCGGGGCTGAGCAGTACGCGGACGACTTTGCCCGGCATGGGAGAAGTGAGACTGATTTTGCCGCTTGCGCCTGCTGCGTCGCCCGCATTGCCACGCAAATGTTTTTTATCTCGGACATTGACGGGAATTCGTCTGCCATTGATTGTGATTTCTGTTCCACCCCCAGGCAGTTTTTCCAGCGCGCAGCGGTAAACACGGTTGTTCATCTGCACGACGAAAAAGTTCGGTTCCGGCTGACTGACTTCCGCTTCGTATGTTTTCTGACCGAGCTTTAGCTGCACTGAGCCATTCGCCGCACTGAATTCGGCTTCAACCCATTCTCCATCAATTTCCAGTTCGAGTTTCATCTTGAGATTAGTGTACGAATCTTCCGGCGGTTTTCCACCTGCTGACTTTCGCGATTTGTGAGGCAGGGCTGTTGAGTTGTTGAGCGCGTGTCTGTTCGGCGAAGCGCATCGCCGCGACGATGGCGGCAGCGATTTGCTCTTCGTTGGTGCGGTTCGATTCAGCGTTCACGGTTTGCCGTTCCAGAAATCGGGCGATGTAGCCGGTGTCAATGTCGCCGCGACGGAATTCTTCATCATCCAGCACTGATCGAAAGAAGGGAATTGTCGTGCGGATTCCGCCCACATGATATTCGCCCAGCGCGCGCTGCATTCTGGCGATGGCTTCGTCGCGCGTCGCCCCCCAGGTTGCCAGCTTGGAAATCATCGGGTCGTAAAACAGCGGTACTTCCCAGCCTTCGTACACGCCACTATCGTCGCGTACGCCGGGGCCAGATGGAGTTCTCAGTCGCGTTATTTTGCCCGGAGAAGGTAGAAAGTTTTTGTCCGGGTCTTCGGCATACACGCGGCATTCGATGGCCGAACCGGTCCAGCGAACGTCTTCCTGTTTGAGGCTCAGCGGTTCACTGGCGGCGATGCGAATCTGTTCGCGCACCAAGTCAATGCCCGTCACCATCTCTGTGACGGGATGTTCGACCTGCAACCGCGTGTTCATTTCCAGAAAGTAAAAGTTGCGGTCGGCGTCCACCAGGAATTCAATCGTGCCAACGCTGAAGTAATTTGCCGCGCGAGCAATTTCGACAGCGGCGTCCCCCATTCGCGCGCGCAAATCTGCATCGTTGAAACTGGCCGGACATTCTTCGATGACTTTCTGGTGGCGGCGCTGGATGGAACATTCGCGTTCGCCCAGATGTATAACGTTGCCGAATTTGTCGGCGGCGACCTGGATTTCGATATGGCGCGGGCGTTCGATCAATTTTTCGATGTACACCGACGGATCGCCGAAAGCAGCCTGCGCTTCGGCGCTGGCCAGTTCGAGCGCCGAAGCCATTTCTTCGTCGGAGCGAACAACGCGCATGCCTTTGCCGCCTCCGCCCGCCGAAGCTTTCATCATCACGGGATAACCAATTTCCGATGCGACTTTTCGGGCAGTGGCCTCATCCTTGAGTGGTTCCACTGTGCCTGGAACGATGGGAGCATTGGCTTTGACGGCGGCGACGCGGGCATTGGTTTTGTCGCCCATCATCTCGATGGATTCGGGCGAAGGCCCAATGAAAGTGATTCCAGCTTCACCGACGGCGCGCGCGAACCATTCGCGTTCGGAAAGAAACCCGTACCCAGGATGGATGGCTTCCGCGCCGGATTGTTTTGCGGCATCAATTACCTTTTCGCCGACCAGATAACTTTGTGAGGCGGGGGCTTCGCCGATGAAGTAGGCTTCATCGGCCAGCCGCACGTGCAGCGCATGACGATCGGCTTCAGAGTAGACGGCGACGGGGGAAATGCCGAGGTCGCGGCAAGCTCGAATCAATCGAACAGCAATTTCACCTCGATTG is a genomic window containing:
- a CDS encoding SPOR domain-containing protein, which produces MKMPKISLLKVISLFCLATAIWFNSSANGLTQNRSAYSVQIASSTSEADALSIIVEMKAKGVDAYLIKSDVPGKGTRYRVRIGKFSSMQSAKATGDQLVANGTIQEFAVMAYEPPTTSVAVQRESKKPTDKLAANAKSASEPKKAAREVVEETTAKSEASRPPEELKEPVKESAQSTSDIPVAAAKTETSTENKIEGKLEAKSDPKTESALELKSKSSASSASKLETNSQAAVNNIPESEDKNEPDIAAPPVADALIESALAKTNWRMARKAAETDKNLRAIHFVDSMTGWAAGDAGAVYRTTDGGRSWKPLLSGVSANINFIYFLDWNHGWMIGEAIKGLGNNDDEGETVLLSTINGGRTWMIQKIPNLLSVHFTDLQNGWAVGRNATLLHTTNGGVDWKPAEQIQALVGLPVESSNYNFGFRDVYFLDPDHGWLVGNFYGRAQNNIGGLFVTSDGGKTWKRLPLTFETKYVSGRFTPGAITSVRFTDETTGTVTGEMKDGESRYFFALHTRDGGKTWQQHRTSIRSTLSTQFLDPVNGWMAAFAPREGSAEAVVYDSTLMRTDNGGMSWQTDFTAKGSRIRSLFFLSPQKGWAVGDRGMILRYEEKTKAMN
- the accC gene encoding acetyl-CoA carboxylase biotin carboxylase subunit, which encodes MFRKILIANRGEIAVRLIRACRDLGISPVAVYSEADRHALHVRLADEAYFIGEAPASQSYLVGEKVIDAAKQSGAEAIHPGYGFLSEREWFARAVGEAGITFIGPSPESIEMMGDKTNARVAAVKANAPIVPGTVEPLKDEATARKVASEIGYPVMMKASAGGGGKGMRVVRSDEEMASALELASAEAQAAFGDPSVYIEKLIERPRHIEIQVAADKFGNVIHLGERECSIQRRHQKVIEECPASFNDADLRARMGDAAVEIARAANYFSVGTIEFLVDADRNFYFLEMNTRLQVEHPVTEMVTGIDLVREQIRIAASEPLSLKQEDVRWTGSAIECRVYAEDPDKNFLPSPGKITRLRTPSGPGVRDDSGVYEGWEVPLFYDPMISKLATWGATRDEAIARMQRALGEYHVGGIRTTIPFFRSVLDDEEFRRGDIDTGYIARFLERQTVNAESNRTNEEQIAAAIVAAMRFAEQTRAQQLNSPASQIAKVSRWKTAGRFVH
- a CDS encoding biotin/lipoyl-binding protein; its protein translation is MKLELEIDGEWVEAEFSAANGSVQLKLGQKTYEAEVSQPEPNFFVVQMNNRVYRCALEKLPGGGTEITINGRRIPVNVRDKKHLRGNAGDAAGASGKISLTSPMPGKVVRVLLSPGDEVAANQGVLIVEAMKMQNEVQSPRAGKVAEIRVTEGQTVNAGETMAVIE